From the Triticum urartu cultivar G1812 chromosome 4, Tu2.1, whole genome shotgun sequence genome, the window TGCAGGTAATCTTACATCAACAGCTTCAGCATTCTATTTTCTCCAAACTGTGACTTCCTTATACGAGTCTCCTTTTTTACAGGTTTATGAAGCGGACACGAGAAATGCTGACAGTTTGAATCCAGAAATGTTTGAGGTTGCTCTcttctacttatttattttgaAGCTGAATCCATGCATAATTCTTCGACCATCTATGTATGCATAATTGAATAAATCAAAATATAGGGTCTATTTTCATAGGGAGTTACACATGTGGTATGTACTACTGGGACTACAGCATTTCCATCAAAACGCTGGGATGGGGATAACACTCCTGAACGTGTCGGTACGTACTGCCCAAGATTCTGCACTTAACTTAGGTCTACTGAAATTGATTATCCGTTTACCGTATGGCAATCCAAAGATTTGGGGCAAGGATAATCCTGGGAGCCTATAAATCTCTCCCGTTCCCTGTAATGGTTCTGGAACTGATGTATTTCCGTTGTTATGCAATGGAAAGGGGGTTAGCCCGGTTCAAAAAAAAAGTCTTCCGCTGTGGAGAAAATAAATATCGAATTGTGACAGTTGCAGAATGCTGATGAGTAATAAATTGTAAGAAAATTGAAATCTCAACATTCATTTTCAGAGCTTATTATGCAATTTTTTTAATCATGAACATGCTTATGGCACATCACTTGCCATTCGTGGCCCAGAAGTGTTTATTCAATTGTTGTAAATTGATAGGGCCAGATCCATCTTTAGCACATGTATAGCACTAGTTATGAACTCATGGGTGTGGATACAATGTTCTATCACTTATTACTGATGACATGCTATTTAACGTGTCTAGATTGGGATGGCGTCCGAAATTTTGTGAGTGCCATGCCACAGACGGTCAAGAGACTGGTTTTGGTGTCATCGATTGGTGTTACAAAATATAATGAAATACCATGGAGGTATACTTTATAACTCTGATGAAGAACTATGGCATTGTACAATTGATACATATTACTATGTCTAAGTTGTGGAACTTGTGATGAGGAACAATAGAGAGagggaaaagaaaaaggaaatcaGAAGTCAAACCCATTTGACTACTTCCagatactccctccggtcctttttactccgcatattagatttgtgttaagtcaaactttgcaaagcttgaccaaatttatattaaaaaatatcaacatctacaatatcAAATATATATACTATGAAACTATATTTTGTAATGAATCTAATAATGTTGATTTAGCATtttgaatgttgatacttttttctataagtttggtcaaaTTAGAGATATTTGACTTCTAGCTCTGAGTAGAATGCTAAATTTTAAGTACTCCCTgcgatccatattaattgtcgctcaaatggatgtatctagaactgaaatacgtctagatacatctgttttagcgacaagtaatatggatcggagggagtaatGTTTTCTAGAGTGTTTTAGGTATAACTAGAAGTTGAGTTGTGAAGGCTTCACAAAGCCTATAAATAGAGGTCCCCTCCTCTAGTTTGTAACCTGGCTATGTACCCCACTATCTATAATAAAACTTGGTGTTCTTATCAAAGATCTTGGACTAGATCTTGTGCTCTAGGAGTTTCGGACTGAACTTCTGCTGCTAAATTGGCCTATATTCACCTCTAGAGCGATATCTAGCGCATCACGTTGAAGTAGTTCCTTTAACACTAGTGCTGTACACTTTGTAGCAGCAAGGTGGAGTTGTTCCTCCACAACCGTGTGCTGCTTCAACTTGTCATCAATTGTTATGTGGACCAGCCCATCAAACGTGGAGTCTTATCCCTTAATTAGTTTCCTGGTTGATTAAGCATCTCTGTTAGGAAAGAGTCCACTCAGTTTAGAGATTGTATTGGAGTTTAAATAGATTTACCGGCTTGTTGGCCAAGGCTTGTCTGTTATATAAAGTGTCCGACCCCTCTCAATAAAGAAGAGAAGAAAATTGCCGTTTACTTTCATCTACTTTTGAGTAATTAGGGTTAGGTCAGTAGTATATTCTTCCATCAATTGCCTCGAAACAAAAGTTTTTTATATTTCTTGTGATATCCTGAAATTAGACATTTTCCTAAAGTGCCACAACCTGTTTATAGATGCAAAATTTACTTTAGTAATTACTTTCTGTTACTGTTAGCCAGTGTATGTTTTAGTGTAAGACATGCATGCTTGTTTTTTCAATTTAAGTCTCTGTGCATTTTACTTGGATATTTAGTTCTGGTTTAGCTTTACACCGGTTTCTTTATCATGCACTCCATCCGTTCACTATTATAAGATGTTCTAACATTTTCTAAATCAGATGTATGTAGACAAGTTTTGGcgtgtttgttcactcatttcagttCATATGTAGTCTATATTGAAATATCTAAAACATCTTATAATAGTGAATTGAGGGAGTACAATATAAATCTGTTTATCCTTACCTCATACTAGTACGCATTTGCAGTATTATGAACCTCTTTGGTGTGCTTAAATACAAGAAGATGGCAGAGGACTTTGTCCGCAATTCAGGCATACCTTTCACGATCATCAGGTTAATTATTATGTACATACAAGGAATAATCCATGGGCTCATTCATGGACATGTTCTTTTTCTGATATGATACTAGCTGGTTGCAGGCCGGGGAGATTAACAGATGGGCCCTACACTTCCTATGACCTGAACACACTTGTTAAGGCTACAGCTGGAGAAAGACGAGCAGTTGAGATAGGCCAAGGTCCCTCTCCATTTGATGATGAACTACTGCTCTTACTAAGCTCTTTTACGCTCGTAACACTTGGTCATTATCTTATTTCGAAAGGATTGTCTTATCTTATTAGGTGACAAGCTTGTGGGAGAAGCGAGCAGATTGGTGGTGGCAGAAGCATGTATCCAAGCTTTGGATATTGAATCTACCCAAGGAAAAATATACGAGATTAGTTCGGTGAAGGTACTCATGCATGCTTCAGACGTGATGTTAACTTGTGCTTTAAACCTTTGCTTGCATTGTCTATTTATTTTTATCCTGCTATTCAGTTGGACTCATGGCGTGAATTTTGTTAGCCAACTAGCGTTACACGTCAGACCTTGCTCGAAATGAATCGTTGTTTATTTTCCTACTTACCAATTGAAATTTCCTCTTCTTCCGACTGATATGCCTTTTTTTGTCGAATGACTGATACGGCAAATGATGTGGCACAGGGCGAAGGACCTGGGAGCGACCAGGAGAAATGGAAGCAACTATTTGCAGCTGCTGAATCGAACTAGTGGCACTCTGAAGCACAGAGTGCAGTGCATTTTAATTTATATACACTGTAGTGGAATTCCATACAAGGGCAGTAGCGGTCCAGTACATACATAGGTGCAGAGTTGTCATTGTCGCGGGATTTGGAAACGACTCGCAAACAATCGAGCATAGTACTATGTGCCTTATCCAAGCTATGCGCTCAGGCTTAAAAATGGGAGAATATCATACTACCGATATTCGGTGGAAACCGGTATGTTTGTCCTTTTTGTTTAGCGACTCATGGGCTGAATTTGGATACAGATTTCTGTGTGAATAGTAGATATTTTACATTGTATAGAGGTTTCGTCATTTAATTCCGGTCGAAGGGAGTATATTTTTTCTTTTTGCCTTGCGAGGATAATACTAGTAGATAGATGTTCTTTGTTTTTTGAGAAACAtagtaagggcatctccaacggtGACTCTCAAACCGCCCCTATCCGTCTGGACAGTGCGGTCAAGATGGATAGAGGCGGTTTGAGGGCGGACCGCGCGGTCCGGATGTTCTTTTTCCCGCAAACCGGAAGCAAGCAGTGGGCTTTGCGTCTGGATTGCTGTCACTTCCGCGTTTGACAACTCTGGCTCACCCAAAATTATTCCTTGCTTGTGCCTTTTTGTAACActcacaatgcggctatatcttccacatgtcggagcatgacttagagacataaccgcatagtaggcatgtcgtaagaggggtaatctttacacatcccatgtactgaatgagaaggagataaagagttggcttacaaccgTCACtccacacaatacataaatatagcattatatcatctagaatacaatcaagatccgactacggaaccaaaataaagacaaccccaaatgcatagatccccgatcgtcccaactgggctccactactgatcgtccggaaagGAAACGTAATAAcgtcccgaatcctcgtcgaactcccacttgagttcggtcgcgtcccctgcattggcatcatcggcacctgcatttggttttggaagtaaactgtgagtcacggggactcagtaatctcacaccctcgcgatcaagactatttaagcttatggataggaaaggtagtgaggtggagctgcagcaaacactagcatatatggtggctaacttacgcaaatgagagcgagaagagaagcaaagcacggtcgagaagctacaaagatcaagaagtgatcctgaaactacttacgttcaagcataacacgagaccgtgttctcttcccggactccgccgaaaagagaccatcacggctacacacgcgattgattcattttaattaagttaagtgacaagttttctacaactggatattaacaaattcccatctggccataaccgcgggcacgactttcaaaagttcaaaaccctgcatgggtgtcccaacttagcccatcacgagctctcacggtcaacgaaaaatattccttctcccaagaagacccggtcagactcggaatcccggttacaagacatctcgacaatggtaaaacaagatcagcaaagccgcccgaatgtgccgacaaatcccgataggagctgcacatatctcgttctcagggcacaccggatgagccagacgtcgggttggcatagaccctggttgcccaggggccgccagacatcgctcaggttggaccaacacttagagaagcactggcccgagggggggggggcgggggttaaaataaagatgacccttgagtccgcgaaacccaagggaaaaaggcttaggtgacaaatagtaaaaccaaggttgggccttgctggaagagtttcattcaaggtgaactgtcaaggggttcccataacacccaaccgcgtaaggaacgcaaaatcaaggaacataacaccggtatgacggaaactagggcggtaagagtggaacaaaactccaggcataaggccgagccttccacactttattaagtatataggtgcattaaagtaaataagatataataatgatatcccaacaataaacatgttccaacaaggaacaaactccatcttcacctgcaactagtaacgctataagaggggctgagcaaagcggtaacatagtcaaacaacggtttgctgggaaaggtgggttagaggcttgacatggcaatatgggaggcatgataaagcatgtggtaggtatcacggcgTAACAGTAgaacgagcaactagcaagcaaagatagaagtgatttcgggggtatggtcatcttgcctgcaaagttctccgagttgacgtaagcttgatcctcgtaagcgtactcaacgggttcctcgatcacgtactcgtctcccggctctacccaaagcaagaacacaagcaaaggaccaacaatcaatcacggtgcaatgcgcaagcaacataatgcaaaacatggcatgatatgcgggatgtgatatgcaatgcatatgcatgcttcaaaaagcaaagattgaaccaggccttaACTTGGGAAACCAAGTGTGCTGCTAGAAAGATGAGTTGCtttcggtcgaaattgatataaagatcaccggaatcggatgcacggtttgcaaatggcaagctgaaaggatcgatatggttaactaagggggggggggtgaataggcaactaacaatttttagcttttctttagcaatttaaactttgcatcaaagtaggttgtctagatatgcaactaggtgagcaacctatatgatgcaacacggataggaacacaagcaagcaagatatatgaaacaaataagcttccacaagtaaggcacgagataaccaagagtggagacggtggagacgaggatgtgttgccgaagttccttccctttgagaggaagtacgtctccgttggagcggtgtggaggcacaatgctccccaagaagccactagggccaccgtaatctcctcacgccctcacacaatgcgagatgccgtgattccactattggtgcccttggaggcggcgaccgaacctttacaaacgaggttggggcaatctccacaactcaattggaggctcccaaggccttcaatgcaaggttaggcttctttgcccgttgagaacggagcaccacattgtcggcggtcttttccaaaatgttcatggccacaaactcatccaacacttcgcttgaggtcaaagtgtggaaatccggtctttgacgaatgacggaggacatggccttatgATAGgacatcattgccttgaggaatttgcgcttgatccaattgtcatccgtgtccttgctctcGTGATCTCACAGTGAGACcacgagtttggttactctccgataaagctcacgatgttcttcatcttctttcattgcaaactcatcggcctcatcttatACCACTTCATAATTGGAGCATTGAATGCTTGCACTCCCcagtagagagagacaacacaatgccatgcatctttgcccaaggcgaagggacgaagatgaggtaggtcttcgggtggaattgcatcttgaatgatgaagagagcattctcattgaattgattatccgcggcttctcgaggagtgaagttgcttggatcatgcggataaaaaccttcttcaatgattctccaaaggttagtgttcacatgatttaaatgacgtttaaagcggtaaacccaagaatcaaagtcctcatttttcacaatcttagggggaggaccgacatgattcaaatgagtggaaggaaccggtccaccataaacaagtggtggttccaaatggcaaagatgccggtgccattcttaccactagaagaaggagccttttcactactagctccccccttgtcggggaaagcatccgtcaccttgttggcggggtcacccactttcaacggtgcggtggatagtttaagcccctcaagaaatttagtaaacatgctttcaacttcaatcgtcatggaggttttcaatgtctccaaggccacattgaactcctcacgagagaccgaggttcccccatcgcccgtagacgagatcagATTCACACTgaagtgttcctccacaccgtctacagtatcaaccatactctttggacggtaaagtccttaataaagagacgaggctctgataccaattgaaaggatcgatatggttgactagagggggggggtgaataggcaactaacaattttagcttttctttagcaatttaaactttgcatcaaagtaggttgtctagatatgcaactaggtgagcaacctatatgatgcaacacggataggaacacaagcaagcaagatatatgaaacaaataagcttccacaagtaagccacgagataaccaagagtggagacggtggagacaaggatgtgttgccgaagttccttccctttgagaggaagtacgtctccgttggagcggtgtggaggcacaatgctccccaagaagccactagggccaccgtaatctcctcacgccctcacacaatgcgagatgccgtgattccactattggtgcccttggaggcggcgaccgaacctttacaaacgaggttggggcaatctccacaactcaattggaggctcccaactacaccacgaagcttcaccacaatggactatggcttcgcggtgacctcaaccgtctaggatgctcaaacacccaagagtaacaagatccgcaagggattagtggggggaatcaaatatctcttggtggaagtgtagatcggggccttctcaaccactcccgagcaaatcaacaagtttggttggctagggagtgagatcgggcgaaaatggagcttggagcaataatggagctttaatggtggaagaggtgagtcaacggggaagaaggggaccccttatatagtgtgtggaaaagatccaacc encodes:
- the LOC125550994 gene encoding sanguinarine reductase, with the translated sequence MATAHLSPALAVSSSRHLTSKHGQPPIFAQPGGTAVLRSCSLPLSSRLAASGRGGWRLAAAVEPRTAQQEKADASSRLVLVVGGTGGVGQLLVASLLSRKIKTRLLLRNPEKAAFLFGKQDESVLQVYEADTRNADSLNPEMFEGVTHVVCTTGTTAFPSKRWDGDNTPERVDWDGVRNFVSAMPQTVKRLVLVSSIGVTKYNEIPWSIMNLFGVLKYKKMAEDFVRNSGIPFTIIRPGRLTDGPYTSYDLNTLVKATAGERRAVEIGQGDKLVGEASRLVVAEACIQALDIESTQGKIYEISSVKGEGPGSDQEKWKQLFAAAESN